CGGTTTGTTGAGTGCAACAGCGATGTTATAAAGGTTTTCAGCTAACGGCAGGTTAAGGTCGATAATGCCTCTGGCCCCAGGGCCTACAATCAGTTTTTCCATGTACATATCAGGCGCGTTGAGGAAGCTGCCTTTATCGCCCACCGCCAGCACAGCCAGCGCATTGGCCTGGCCCATGGCTGTCATGCGCGTACCCTCTATAGGGTCGACGGCGATATCTACCGCATCACCCTGGCCGGTACCGACTTTTTCGCCAATATAGAGCATCGGCGCTTCGTCGATTTCCCCTTCGCCAATCACAATCTGGCCGTCAATATTGACCTGATTGAGCATAATACGCATGGCGTGGACGGCTGCGCCATCGGCAGTATTTTTATCGCCACGGCCTAACCATTTATAACCCGCCAGCGCTGCGGCTTCGGTTACACGGGAAAATTCAATCGCAAGTTCTCGTCTCATTGCACACTCATTTAGCAAGTAGAATTGCGACGGAGTTTAGCACAGGCGGGGGATCGTCAGGGAAAGCGTAGTGTTGGTATGGAAACAGGATGCCCTCATCCCAACCCTCTCCCACAGGAGAGGGAGAGAGTAAGGAGGCTATATCAATACTTAGTTTTCTTCGTGATCTTCCCAGGCCAGCGCACGCTTAACGGCTTTTTTCCAGCCAGCGTAGCGGTAATTACGTTCGGTGGTTTCGATACCCGGACGGAACTCTTTCTCGATAACCGCTTTCTCGCTCACTTCGTCCAGATTCTGCCAGAAGCCAACCGCAAGACCTGCCAGATAAGCGGCACCCAACGCCGTAACTTCACGCACTTCAGGACGCTCCACGCGCGTTCCCAAAATGTCAGACTGGAATTGCATCAGGAAGTTATTCGCTACCGCACCGCCATCGACGCGCAGGGCATGCAGACGAATATCTGCGTCGGCTTGCATTGCTTCCAGAACATCACGCGTTTGGTAAGCGATGGATTCGAGTGTGGCACGGATAATATGGTTTGCGTTCACACCGCGAGTCAGGCCGAAGATTGCGCCGCGGGCATACGGGTCCCAGTAAGGTGCGCCGAGCCCTGTAAAGGCCGGAACGACATACACGCCGTTGGTATCTTTTACTTTCGTGGCAAAGTACTCAGAGTCTGTTGCATCGCTTATCAGTTTCATCTCATCGCGCAGCCACTGAATAGACGCGCCGCCCATGAATACCGCTCCTTCCAGAGCGTAATTCACTTCGCCTCGTGGGCCGCAGGCAATGGTCGTCAGCAAGCCGTGGGTCGATTTAACCGCCTGCGTGCCGGTATTCATCAGCATAAAGCAGCCTGTGCCGTAGGTATTTTTCGCCATCCCTTCTTTAACGCACAGTTGGCCGAATAGGGCGGCCTGCTGGTCACCGGCGATCCCGGCGATGGGAATACGCGTCCCGCCTTTACCGCCGATGTTGGTCTGACCATAAACTTCTGAGGATTTACGCACCTCTGGCAGCATAGCGCGTGGAATATCGAGCGCTTCCAGCATGCGATCATCCCACGTCAGGTCGTGAATATTGAACATCATGGTACGCGAAGCGTTGGTGTAATCGGTAACGTGCACACGGCCTTGAGTCATTTTCCAGATTAGCCAGGTATCGACCGTACCAAACAGCAGTTCGCCACGGCGCGCACGCTCACGTGAGCCTTCCACGTGGTCAAGGATCCACTTCACTTTGGTACCGGAGAAATACGGGTCAACGACCAGGCCGGTGGCTGATTTGATGTACTCTTCGAGGCCGTCACGTTTGAGTTGCTCGCAGATTTCTGCGGTACGGCGGCACTGCCAGACGATGGCGTTGTAAATAGGTTTGCCGGTCTCTTTTTCCCAGACAATCGCGGTTTCACGCTGGTTGGTGATACCGATGGCGGCAATCTGGTCTGAGTTGATGTCGGCCTTTGCCAGGACTTCGACCAGCGTTGAGCTTTGTGTCGCCCAAATCTCCATCGGGTCGTGCTCTACCCATCCTGCTTTCGGATAAATTTGCTGAAACTCGCGCTGTGAAACGCTAACGACGTTGGCATCGTGATCCAGGACGACCGCGCGGGAGCTGGTGGTACCCTGGTCGAGTGCGACAATGTATTTTTTTTCGTGGCTCATAGTTTTGTCCTGAAGTCAGTCTTACAAAGAAGCATTTTGTTGCGTGGAAGTGCTGGATTTCTCATCTTCCACAACACAAACATCGCATGGTAAATGGCGGCCAATCAGCTTACGGTAGCCAAATGCACCTAATGACGCGCCTACTATCGGGCCAAACACTGGCACCAGGAAGTAGGGAATATCGCGACCACCGGTAAAGGCAACATCGCCCCAGCCTGCAAGCCAGGCGAAAAGTTTAGGGCCAAAATCACGCGCTGGGTTCATCGCAAAGCCGGTCAATGGCCCCATGGATGCGCCGATGACCGCAATCAACAAACCAATCAACAGCGGTGCTAAAGGGCCGCGAGGAATGCCGTTGCCATCGTCAGTGAGTGCCAGGATAACGCCCATCAAAATAGCGGTAATCATCATCTCCACGGCAAATGCCTGAACGAGATTAATGTGTGGATTTGGATAGGTTGAGAAAATACCGGCTAAATCCAGGCTTTCTACGCTGCCGCGCACCATGTGATGCGTCTGCTCGTAATCGAGGAATAAATTGTAATACAGGCCATAGACCAATGCTGCGGCGCAGAACGCACCTGCGATTTGCGACACGATAAAGGGCAGTACTTTACGCTTATCGAAGCAGGCGAACAGGCAAAGCGCGATGGTTACAGCCGGATTAAGATGTGCGCCGGAAACCCCTGCGGTCAGGTAGATAGCCATCGCCACCCCCAGGCCCCAGATGATACTGATTTCCCATTGTCCGAAGCTGGCGCCCGCCACTTTTAAGGCGGCAACACATCCTACACCAAAGAAAATCAACAATGCGGTACC
This genomic window from Buttiauxella gaviniae contains:
- the glpK gene encoding glycerol kinase GlpK gives rise to the protein MSHEKKYIVALDQGTTSSRAVVLDHDANVVSVSQREFQQIYPKAGWVEHDPMEIWATQSSTLVEVLAKADINSDQIAAIGITNQRETAIVWEKETGKPIYNAIVWQCRRTAEICEQLKRDGLEEYIKSATGLVVDPYFSGTKVKWILDHVEGSRERARRGELLFGTVDTWLIWKMTQGRVHVTDYTNASRTMMFNIHDLTWDDRMLEALDIPRAMLPEVRKSSEVYGQTNIGGKGGTRIPIAGIAGDQQAALFGQLCVKEGMAKNTYGTGCFMLMNTGTQAVKSTHGLLTTIACGPRGEVNYALEGAVFMGGASIQWLRDEMKLISDATDSEYFATKVKDTNGVYVVPAFTGLGAPYWDPYARGAIFGLTRGVNANHIIRATLESIAYQTRDVLEAMQADADIRLHALRVDGGAVANNFLMQFQSDILGTRVERPEVREVTALGAAYLAGLAVGFWQNLDEVSEKAVIEKEFRPGIETTERNYRYAGWKKAVKRALAWEDHEEN
- a CDS encoding MIP/aquaporin family protein — encoded protein: MSQTAPSTLKGQCIAEFMGTALLIFFGVGCVAALKVAGASFGQWEISIIWGLGVAMAIYLTAGVSGAHLNPAVTIALCLFACFDKRKVLPFIVSQIAGAFCAAALVYGLYYNLFLDYEQTHHMVRGSVESLDLAGIFSTYPNPHINLVQAFAVEMMITAILMGVILALTDDGNGIPRGPLAPLLIGLLIAVIGASMGPLTGFAMNPARDFGPKLFAWLAGWGDVAFTGGRDIPYFLVPVFGPIVGASLGAFGYRKLIGRHLPCDVCVVEDEKSSTSTQQNASL